CAGTCGTCGACGGACAGCGCCACGTGGCCGTAGCCGCTGCCGTGGGTGTAGGGCTCCTCCTGGCCGTGGTTCCAGGTGAGTTCGATCTCGAACTCGCTCTCGTCGTTGCGCAGGTAGGCGAGGGTGAAATCGTCGAAGTCGAAGCGCTGGGCCAGGTCGAGGCCGAATGCGCGCTTGTAAAAGTCCATCGACTTGTCCAGGTCCAGCACGCGGATCATGGTGTGTATCGCTTTTGCCACGGAATGTCCTCCCATTGGAATCCTGGCACGATTATCGGCCCGTCGGGGCGGCCGCGCAAACGGCACGCCGGCGTTGGGCACCCGCGCCGCCGCAATTCATAGCCCCTTGCCTCCGGAGCGATTTTCTTCGATCATTGGGGCTGACCAGTCTGGAAAGGGGAGACTAGCTAATGACCTATTCAAGGTTACTGCAATCCGTTTCAGCGCCGGCCTTCGGCGCGCTGTTGGCGGTATCCTTCGCGTCCCTCGCAATACCGGAGGCACGCGCACAAGCCCAGGCGGACGAGGGCTACGTCGAAGAAGTGCTCGTCACCGCCCGCAAGCGGGAAGAATCCGTATTGGAGATTCCCGAATCGCTGTCCGTGATCGCCGGCGGCGACATCAACCGGCAGAACATCAAGGCTCTGAAGGACATCGGATTCAAGGTGCCCAACCTGAATCTGGCGATGCGTCTCGACGGGTTCCCCAACGTGTCCATCCGGGGGCTCGGCGCCTTCGGCAACACCCAGGGCGTGGGTTTCTACCTCGATGACGTGCAGCTCTTCTCCGATGCCTCCTCGCGCTTCGGGGACCTCGCCCGTATCGAGGTACTGAAAGGGCCCCAGGGCGTGCTGTACGGCGGCAGCAACATCGGCGGCGCCGTGAAGTTCGTCAGCGCCCGGCCCGACCCGGAAGAAGCCTTCGGCCGGGTCAAGGTGCTCGGCGGCCAGCAGGGCATGATCGATGCGGAAGCCAGCGTGAACGCGCCGCTCGGCGACACCGGCTGGGCCATGCGCCTGTTCGGCTTCGGTTCCAGCCACGACGGCTTCATCAAGAACCGGAACGCCGTGCGGCTCAACGGCCTTCGCGACAACAACAAGAAGAATTCGGGCGAAACCGAGGCCTATGGCGCGCGCGTCATGATCGGCGGGCCGCTGGCAGAGCGGTTTTCGATGCTGGTTACCGCACGCTGGAACGAGTACGACGGCCCCAACAATACCTGGAACCGGGAATTGGGCATGGGTCCGTTCCGCTATCCGACTACCGTCAATACCGGGCCGACCAACCCACGCCATGAGCGCCGCACCTATGCGGGCATGGTGGAACTGACGTGGGAACTGGACAACTTCGACATCGTTTCGGTGTCCTCCTTCACGGATACCCACAGCACGCGCTACAGCGACGTCGACGGTAGTCCGGAGTATCTGGTCGACCTGAACAGGCCGGAAAAGATGAACGTGCTCACCCAGGAGATACGCCTTACGTCCACCAACGATTCGCCCTTTCAATGGATTGCCGGCGCCTACTACTCGCTGTACGACGAGAACATGGATTCCGAGCTTATCCTCTGGGGCACGTTTTTTGCCGACTACGCCAACGTCGT
Above is a window of Gemmatimonadota bacterium DNA encoding:
- a CDS encoding TonB-dependent receptor, translating into MTYSRLLQSVSAPAFGALLAVSFASLAIPEARAQAQADEGYVEEVLVTARKREESVLEIPESLSVIAGGDINRQNIKALKDIGFKVPNLNLAMRLDGFPNVSIRGLGAFGNTQGVGFYLDDVQLFSDASSRFGDLARIEVLKGPQGVLYGGSNIGGAVKFVSARPDPEEAFGRVKVLGGQQGMIDAEASVNAPLGDTGWAMRLFGFGSSHDGFIKNRNAVRLNGLRDNNKKNSGETEAYGARVMIGGPLAERFSMLVTARWNEYDGPNNTWNRELGMGPFRYPTTVNTGPTNPRHERRTYAGMVELTWELDNFDIVSVSSFTDTHSTRYSDVDGSPEYLVDLNRPEKMNVLTQEIRLTSTNDSPFQWIAGAYYSLYDENMDSELILWGTFFADYANVVVPHEQELETLNIPFEYRRRDKSHLAGFANVTYEFEEWEVAVGIRVDRWKNKSLNYAIPLAGGLEETEVLPRGSVSRWLNDDHMIYATVAFGYEPGGLNIGDFGLLPFSAEKAASYEVGWKGRFADGRASASIAGFYIDYNKRQVEYHIETPVGPVEGIGNFGDSRQIGFEADLSVQVSEALTLSFAAGAIDAEWTGETLAYGIDFEGEKPPNVPEFSWNVNADYRQPINAGMDFIFGVQVSKNGASDTVQAFHPLRNPSYTVVNAQIGVAGENWEFTVNAENLTAKDYYTDVQSFPNFYGLDADGVCVYPDGTDCLIIGTLGQPRLVTASLSYFF
- a CDS encoding VOC family protein, producing MAKAIHTMIRVLDLDKSMDFYKRAFGLDLAQRFDFDDFTLAYLRNDESEFEIELTWNHGQEEPYTHGSGYGHVALSVDDCEAEHGRLVAEGLAPNPVKQMAHDGQKLARFFFVEDPDGYKIEVVERQGRYV